The genomic stretch taagaattggttccaaaaacattttcaccataAATGTTTTTGGCCATTTTAAAGGCACTTCCAAATGAGCCCTTAGCAACTAGCTCTCCAAAATTCAAACGCAACTTGCAAATCTGagtttatggtttttttttttttccttctatttaTGTATTGTGTGTATATGCTGTCTCgtattactttaatttcttttaattcttaattttatatataaaaacaaaaaaatattttataactCATACAATTAGACTACTTTACTCTTTTGACATGAACTGATTTCATTTCAAGTGAGGGCATAATTGCTCACTTTGAAAAATGTATGTTGTCTCGTATTTAGATGTATTATTATAAATGTGACGGTGTAATGTGGATTTGTAAATTTCTAATTGGGAAGGTGGGAAGCAACGGAGGATACAAAAAAGGAGTAACGGAGGCGAAGCTAAAGGTGGCTATAAATGGATTTGGAAGAATTGGAAGGAACTTCTTGAGGTGCTGGCATGGACGCAAGGACTCCCCTCTTGATGTCATTGCCATCAACGACACTGGAGGCGTCAAGCAGGCATCCCACCTCCTCAAGTACGACTCTACCCTCGGTATCTTTGATGCTGATGTCAAGCCCGTTGGCGATAATGGCCTCTCCGTTGATGGCAAGATCATCAAGGTCGTGTCTAGCCGCAACCCCATAGACCTGCCCTGGAAGTAAGCTGGCTTAATGCGTTATAGCTTtattaatacacacacacacacacacacacacacacacacccctaCATCTACATgtacatgcatatacatatgaTCGAttgattatgttttaatttgtcAATGGCTGCATGGCAGGGATTTGGAGATCGATCTGGTGATTGAAGGGACTGGTGTGTTTGTCGATAGGGAGGGCGCAGGCAAGCACCTCCTGGCAGGGGCCAAGAAGGTGCTTATCACTGCCCCTGGAAAGGGTGACATCCCCACCTATGTGGTCGGAGTCAATGCTGATGCCTACAGCCCCGATGAAACCATCATTAGCAATGCTTCTTGTACCACCAACTGCCTTGCCCCCTTCGTCAAGGTCCTTGACCAAAAGTTTGGTAATTACATTTTTCTCATCTTTTACttgtatattttctttctttcaccaGATTCCTTCATTACCAAATTTGTTCAAGTGTTGTGTGTACCTAGTACGTAGTTCGTACGCATACATGTCAGTTTCTTACAAGGATGTTATTTTATACTGCAGGCATCATCAAGGGCACCATGACTACCACGCATTCCTACACTGGTGACCAGAGGCTACTTGATGCCAGCCACCGCGACCTAAGGCGTGCACGGGCTGCTGCTCTCAACATCGTTCCCACCTCCACTGGTGCAGCAAAGGCCGTGGCCCTAGTCCTTCCAAGTCTGAAGGGCAAGTTAAATGGTATTGCCCTGCGTGTGCCCACCCCAAACGTGTCGGTGGTGGACCTTGTTGTCCAAGTAACTAAGAAGACCTTTGCAGAAGAGGTGAACGCTGCTTTCAGAGACAGCGCCGAGAAGGAGCTCGCAGGTATCCTTTCTGTTTGTGACGAGCCCCTTGTCTCAGTCGACTTTAGGTGCACAGATGTCTCCTCCACAGTCGACTCTTCATTGACAATGGTAATGGGCGATGACATGGTCAAGGTCATTGCTTGGTACGACAACGAGTGGGGTTACTCCCAAAGGGTTGTTGATTTGGCTGACATTGTCGCCAACAACTGGAAGTGATCAtcctttcaaaattcaaattagctcctcctcctcctcctcctacttGTCATTCCAGGCGGCCGGATCcatgttttttggttttcttttacCGTTATGCGTTTATAATTtctacttttctttctttttcttttattcttcttttctgATTAATAATGAGAATCTTGTTGAAAccattttcatcttcttttcattTTGCAAGATGAGTCTTGATGTATGTAGATCAAGGTGAACAAGTCATTTAAACTTGAAAGTATGTGTTGTCGATCTCTTGATTATTACTTTTTGGTTATATACATAAcattacatatatgtatatctgTTGCGATGGGGACTATACATATAACAATTGCTATAGCATAACTCGCACTAATATTTGAAACTAAATGATCAACCTTGTACTTTTACCAACTCCTTTTCAGTGTTCATACATCATACCTAACGTGGTCTCATATGGTTTGCGTGATGAATTGCTTGGAAATGAGAATTAGGATATTTATGAGCTTGTTTACTTACAAGTAAGGAATGACTAATATTCTCATTCATGTCATATCATGCGTTAACAATCAATAAACGAACAAAACCACGTCATGTCATATCATGCGCTaacaaccaataaacaaaaaaacccatGTTTAGGAATAAGTTAGCTAGGAAATTATTCATCTCATATCCATTCCCTCACGTACCAGTTTCTTGTTTGGTTTATGCAAAAATGTGGTGTTATCCATACCCCTCtttttacctcccacacaccccttgttaataTCTACACAGCTTATTACACACTAACGAAGCCAAGGGGATCCAACAAAACAGTTGGcgacaaaatatataataaattcatCTTAGTAATTTCACATCGATAATCCATAAATACCAATGTGAGcaattcaaataataaaatcttGAAACACTACAAGTACAAACCATCAGACAGCACAGCAGTAATCGTCAAAACTCTAGtgttgtatatataataatatataagcATGTAACTGCGCAACTGAATTAAATTGTAAAATcgaaaaacaatgaaaaaggCAACATCTAGAGAACATATGCACAGTACTAAAATCTTTGAACATCCCGTGCGCTAGAAGCCTAGAACAACCAGTGTTTCCTCCTTGGCT from Pyrus communis chromosome 7, drPyrComm1.1, whole genome shotgun sequence encodes the following:
- the LOC137739226 gene encoding glyceraldehyde-3-phosphate dehydrogenase A, chloroplastic is translated as MASAILSVAKPSLQANGKGFAEFSGLRTSSACLPFGRKTSDDLFSVIAFQTSAVGSNGGYKKGVTEAKLKVAINGFGRIGRNFLRCWHGRKDSPLDVIAINDTGGVKQASHLLKYDSTLGIFDADVKPVGDNGLSVDGKIIKVVSSRNPIDLPWKDLEIDLVIEGTGVFVDREGAGKHLLAGAKKVLITAPGKGDIPTYVVGVNADAYSPDETIISNASCTTNCLAPFVKVLDQKFGIIKGTMTTTHSYTGDQRLLDASHRDLRRARAAALNIVPTSTGAAKAVALVLPSLKGKLNGIALRVPTPNVSVVDLVVQVTKKTFAEEVNAAFRDSAEKELAGILSVCDEPLVSVDFRCTDVSSTVDSSLTMVMGDDMVKVIAWYDNEWGYSQRVVDLADIVANNWK